The following DNA comes from Ooceraea biroi isolate clonal line C1 chromosome 11, Obir_v5.4, whole genome shotgun sequence.
ATCACTAGTAAGTATATGAAGATAATATTATGTGCTTTGCAAGGAATTAcgataaatgttattaaattatgcacAATTATGCCGCTTGTTTTTGTAGATTCGTAGTATCCTGCGTCTAATTGACAGTGAGACTGAGTACACGCAGAATATGATCTTTGCCAGTGAAATGGAGGTTTTCAAGATGGTAGATTTTAAAATGCCCTTTTGTACGCCGTTCCAGTGCATCGAGATTTTCCTGGCGGTGACCGGACTCAGAGAATCGCCGAACACACTTAACATCTCGCTACATTTATTAGATTTAACTTATTTAAAGGTTTGcattcattttcattaatctgattaaattccatttaataattccattacgtaaaataaatgtttcattaaaaattcgattttcagCACGACACATTGTACTcgcaatttcatttttattacgtaCACAAGACTAATTCGAATATAGAATATGCGATGAAGAAGGTGATGCTGCTAAAGTCAAATGTACTTTTCCTGAGCGCGGTGGTGGTATTATGCACAACGctgtttttaaaaacaaatgtTTCGAAGGACCGAGGTATTATGGTAGCAAAATTGGCCGAGTTATCAAATACGAAGGATACTGATATATTTGGAATGGCCAATATATTGCTCCTGATAGCGACGCAAGAATAATAGGAACATATAAATGTTAGATATATGGATAGAATATATggaacataattatataattatataattatgtatatatattacatataattcgtgtacatattatgtaaatattctgtactaataattatagaaatacgAATAATTGAACAAAAgtatcatatataattgtataattgtcTATAGTTTTATTCTTTGTGATCTCAgcttacaataaaataaatatttaaatagtataacaaataaaatttgtgcACTTGCTTAACCAGACGTTGAGATCAAGAATATAATTCTCTTCGATTCTCCGATTGTTGCAAAAATTTCTCCTTACACTTGCGTGTCGTTACAAAGACAATGTACCTGACCCGCGATTACTCGTACGCGTCTACTGATTACTCGATTAGAAACACCGGTAAAATTCGCGTTCTCaccgctcggctcggctcggctcgtaAATAGTATCTTGCCTTTCCATCGATTCAAGCGCAGTCGATATGAAGCCCGGGGTATCATTGACCCCGGGTAACTCCTTTCTCCTCTTCGGTCGCTCTCGTTTCACCCCTTTCACCACGCTGATCCTTTCATCGGGAACACGCGCGTGCTCCACATCCATTCATACGCGAAGCCGTACTACCGGGCCGCTACTACGCGACCGTACTACCCGTCCCGCTCAAGTGGACG
Coding sequences within:
- the LOC105280584 gene encoding uncharacterized protein LOC105280584 isoform X2; translated protein: MDLDTAYIEPFIHDWVEHIQQLAKEQEQKLSDNKFNTAMPFIAILPSTVKTAFKIAEYLELKPNVKYMAIQLYDKFMCCQFWKVYKTELKNGISEASWIAICKKISQKTKLYLMSCFQLACKMDSASNNLGISLIRSILRLIDSETEYTQNMIFASEMEVFKMVDFKMPFCTPFQCIEIFLAVTGLRESPNTLNISLHLLDLTYLKHDTLYSQFHFYYVHKTNSNIEYAMKKVMLLKSNVLFLSAVVVLCTTLFLKTNVSKDRGIMVAKLAELSNTKDTDIFGMANILLLIATQE
- the LOC105280584 gene encoding uncharacterized protein LOC105280584 isoform X3, which codes for MDLDTAYIEHIQQLAKEQEQKLSDNKFNTAMPFIAILPSTVKTAFKIAEYLELKPNVKYMAIQLYDKFMCCQFWKVYKTELKNGISEASWIAICKKISQKTKLYLMSCFQLACKMDSASNNLGISLIRSILRLIDSETEYTQNMIFASEMEVFKMVDFKMPFCTPFQCIEIFLAVTGLRESPNTLNISLHLLDLTYLKHDTLYSQFHFYYVHKTNSNIEYAMKKVMLLKSNVLFLSAVVVLCTTLFLKTNVSKDRGIMVAKLAELSNTKDTDIFGMANILLLIATQE
- the LOC105280584 gene encoding uncharacterized protein LOC105280584 isoform X1, whose amino-acid sequence is MDIHAKYSLMSEPFIHDWVEHIQQLAKEQEQKLSDNKFNTAMPFIAILPSTVKTAFKIAEYLELKPNVKYMAIQLYDKFMCCQFWKVYKTELKNGISEASWIAICKKISQKTKLYLMSCFQLACKMDSASNNLGISLIRSILRLIDSETEYTQNMIFASEMEVFKMVDFKMPFCTPFQCIEIFLAVTGLRESPNTLNISLHLLDLTYLKHDTLYSQFHFYYVHKTNSNIEYAMKKVMLLKSNVLFLSAVVVLCTTLFLKTNVSKDRGIMVAKLAELSNTKDTDIFGMANILLLIATQE